The following proteins are encoded in a genomic region of Stigmatopora nigra isolate UIUO_SnigA chromosome 3, RoL_Snig_1.1, whole genome shotgun sequence:
- the LOC144194213 gene encoding uncharacterized protein LOC144194213 — protein sequence MASHDCCRFCRTHLTVNGKLTSTTHLFQSNQVYHQPTICQRLEQLGLTLNKNSSRSSRICQACVSLIGRLESDLTVFRKWQEEEKNGSAETSQDGIWRLPGSTEGAKEEDDLTHLPIKEEELGPPDVAPLSDTERPLGCANVLQARCSQNEANHGNEDTSTRGPNPLECSDDSQQCTPKSALVICKIKRKERRYSCSLCGKKFPQNADLVRHIRTHTGEKPFHCSTCGKEFSQKVSLVTHLSIHTGERPFRCSHCNKSFSRKQYLVRHTRMHTGEKPFSCSVCSRAFAHESNLVVHMRAHRGGPSHAEEEGDPKQSHVEVDDPEPPHIQTEDDPRPPHPQDAYLHPFCTKKEEEETDISRLPLPCVPVKRETNEDQPQNQDHSLNGNHHRVGPPPDNLFPPLSDSEDREEPLWGLAGHVQQAPLIRTNHHTSQRTQSCSQKSTLMRQKRNHTAEKRFTCSVCSKKFSLKTDLVRHMRIHTGEKPFHCPTCGKTFCQKVSLITHLSIHTGERPFRCSHCNKSFSRNQSLVRHTRTHTGEKPFSCSFCNRTFTQKTSLVKHTRTHTGDKPFNCSVCNKTFSEKQNLLRHMGTHL from the coding sequence ATGGCTAGCCACGACTGTTGCCGTTTTTGTCGTACACATCTCACAGTCAACGGGAAGCTGACCAGCACAACCCACCTATTCCAATCAAACCAGGTGTATCACCAGCCCACCATTTGCCAACGTTTGGAACAACTAGGCTTAACTTTAAACAAAAACAGCTCCAGATCCAGCCGGATTTGTCAGGCTTGCGTCAGCCTGATCGGAAGACTAGAGAGCGACTTGACGGTTTTCAGGAAATggcaagaggaggaaaaaaacggCAGTGCCGAAACCAGCCAAGACGGAATCTGGAGACTTCCCGGGTCAACTGAAGGGGCGAAAGAAGAAGATGACCTGACACATCTCCCAATTAAGGAGGAAGAGCTCGGACCTCCTGACGTAGCTCCTCTGTCTGATACGGAACGACCTCTGGGGTGTGCTAACGTTCTGCAGGCCAGGTGCTCTCAGAATGAGGCAAATCATGGCAACGAGGACACCTCAACAAGGGGTCCGAATCCTCTTGAGTGCTCAGACGATAGTCAACAATGTACTCCAAAATCTGCATTGGTTATATGTAAAATAAAACGCAAAGAAAGACGCTATAGTTGCTCACTCTGCGGTAAAAAGTTCCCCCAAAATGCAGATTTGGTCCGACACATAAGAACACACACTGGAGAAAAGCCATTCCATTGCTCCACTTGTGGTAAAGAATTCAGTCAAAAAGTAAGTTTAGTCACCCATCTGAGTATACACACCGGAGAAAGACCCTTCCGTTGCTCTCATTGCAACAAATCATTTTCTCGAAAACAGTATTTGGTACGACACACTAGGATGCACACGGGAGAAAAACCCTTTAGTTGCTCAGTTTGTAGTCGGGCTTTCGCCCATGAGTCAAATTTGGTAGTACACATGAGAGCTCACAGAGGAGGGCCGTCCCACGCCGAAGAGGAAGGTGATCCAAAACAAAGCCACGTTGAAGTGGATGATCCAGAACCCCCCCACATTCAAACAGAAGATGATCCAAGACCTCCCCACCCTCAAGATGCCTATCTGCATCCCTTTTGTACAAAGAAGGAAGAGGAAGAGACTGACATCAGCAGGTTGCCACTACCCTGTGTCCCTGTGAAAAGAGAAACCAATGAGGACCAACCACAGAATCAAGATCACAGTCTAAACGGAAACCACCACCGAGTAGGACCACCACCAGACAACCTTTTCCCTCCTCTGTCCGACAGTGAAGATAGGGAGGAACCTCTATGGGGTCTCGCGGGTCATGTCCAGCAGGCCCCTCTAATAAGGACCAATCACCACACTTCTCAAAGGACTCAGAGTTGCAGTCAAAAATCCACATTGATGAGACAGAAAAGAAATCACACGGCAGAGAAACGCTTTACTTGCTCCGTTTGTAGTAAAAAATTCTCCCTAAAAACAGATTTGGTCCGACACATGAGAATACACACCGGAGAAAAACCATTCCATTGCCCCACTTGCGGTAAAACATTCTGTCAAAAAGTCAGTTTAATCACCCATCTGAGTATACACACAGGAGAAAGACCCTTTCGTTGTTCCCATTGCAACAAATCATTTTCTCGGAATCAGAGTTTGGTACGACACACCAGGACGCACACGGGAGAAAAACCCTTTAGTTGCTCGTTTTGTAATCGAACGTTTACTCAGAAAACGAGCTTAGTCAAACACACTCGAACACACACAGGAGACAAACCTTTCAATTGCTCCGTTTGCAACAAAACTTTTTCGGAAAAACAGAATTTGTTAAGACATATGGGAACGCACCTGTGA
- the LOC144194229 gene encoding uncharacterized protein LOC144194229 isoform X1: MCAKLVKDEDEGEFCGTKEENQYERQTVLQKPRAKSPGADVREKCLPADPEASNVKEEEQEVVINKLPLNGVPVKSEDDQDGGPSEESGRTGPTSGRQLKTEGEEGPHADDSFLAPLSDSDGASSCSPDTDKDDDDDEDDDDYDEGLGGDKTPRNDRKNRQCSQCDKTFFNKSSLKRHVRTHTGEKPYSCSVCGLIVNQKCSLTTHMRTHTGEKPFACSFCGQKFSEKGNLMKHTRIHTGEKPYTCSACGKSFSEKASLTSHTRTHTGEKPFSCSFCGQKFSEKGNLRTHTRTHTGETPFVCSVCGQRFAWKGLLSAHVRTHTGEKPYACSDCGQKFSAKGNLRIHARTHTGEKPFPCSVCGQKFSVKATLRTHLRTHTGEKPFACNVCGKSFSVKGSLISHTRTHTGEKPFACNVCCKIFTQKVHLTRHMRTHPEEKCWKCSQCGKNFSKKSRLKSHATSHAAQKHFSCSVCAKTFSEKSNLTAHARTHTGEKPFVCSFCGQRFTKKCNLKVHTRIHSGEKPFSCSVCAQSFAQKGDLKKHTRTHTGEKPFACSVCGKTFSEKANLITHTRTHTGEKPFTCSVCGLSFSQKGDLKKHRRTHTGEKPFPCTVCGQMFAQKGSLKCHLRIHTGDKPFCCSVCGQRFSKKGNLKIHTRMHTGEKPFSCSVCAQRFSQKGDLKTHTRMHTGEKPFVCLICGQKFSRKGNLKSHTRTHTGEKPFSCLVCEQTFSWKCQVRKHECVGEKSSDQ, translated from the exons ATGTGTGCCAAATTGGTGAAGGATGAAGACGAAGGAGAGTTTTGTGGCACCAAAGAGGAAAACCAATATGAACGTCAAACTGTTTTGCAGAAACCTCGAGCTAAATCTCCCGGAGCAG ATGTCCGGGAAAAATGTCTTCCTGCGGACCCAGAGGCCTCCAACGTTAAAGAAGAAGAGCAGGAGGTTGTTATTAACAAGCTGCCCTTGAATGGTGTCCCCGTGAAGAGTGAGGACGACCAAGATGGCGGTCCGAGTGAGGAGAGCGGACGCACTGGTCCTACGAGTGGACGTCAACTGAAGACAGAAGGTGAAGAAGGACCGCACGCCGATGACAGCTTCCTAGCTCCGCTTTCAGATAGCGACGGGGCGTCGTCTTGCTCGCCCGACACGGAcaaagacgacgacgacgacgaagacgacgacgatTACGACGAAGGCCTGGGGGGAGACAAGACCCCCCGCAACGACCGCAAAAACCGTCAATGTTCTCAATGTGACAAAACTTTTTTCAACAAGTCCTCGTTGAAGAGACACGTGCGGACGCACACCGGAGAGAAACCCTACTCGTGCTCCGTGTGCGGCCTGATCGTCAACCAAAAGTGCAGTTTGACCACTCACATGAGAACGCACACAGGAGAAAAGCCTTTCGCCTGCTCGTTTTGCGGACAGAAATTCTCCGAGAAGGGAAATCTGATGAAACACACCAGAATACACACCGGGGAGAAGCCTTACACGTGCTCCGCCTGCGGCAAAAGCTTCTCGGAAAAGGCCAGTTTGACGAGCCACACGAGGACGCACACCGGGgagaaacccttttcctgctccTTTTGCGGTCAAAAATTCTCCGAGAAGGGAAATTTACGAACGCACACCAGAACTCACACCGGAGAGACACCGTTCGTCTGCTCCGTTTGCGGCCAACGTTTCGCCTGGAAGGGACTTTTGAGCGCACACGTCCGCACGCACACGGGGGAGAAACCCTATGCCTGCTCGGATTGTGGTCAAAAATTCTCCGCCAAGGGCAACCTGAGAATACACGCCAGAACGCACACGGGCGAGAAACCTTTTCCCTGCTCTGTGTGCGGCCAAAAATTCTCAGTCAAAGCCACGCTAAGGACACACTTGAGGACGCACACGGGAGAGAAACCTTTCGCCTGCAATGTTTGCGGCAAGAGCTTCTCAGTCAAGGGAAGTTTAATCAGCCACACGCGAACGCACACCGGAGAGAAACCTTTTGCCTGTAACGTTTGTTGTAAAATCTTCACACagaaagtacatttgacaagaCACATGAGGACTCACCCGGAAGAG AAATGCTGGAAATGCTCTCAGTGTGGGAAGAACTTTTCTAAAAAGTCTCGCTTGAAAAGCCATGCAACGTCACACGCGGCTCAGAAACATTTTTCCTGCTCGGTGTGCGCTAAAACTTTCTCCGAAAAGTCCAATTTGACGGCACACGCGAGAACGCACACTGGAGAGAAACCCTTTGTCTGCTCGTTTTGTGGTCAGAGATTCACCAAAAAATGTAACTTGAAAGTTCACACCAGAATACACAGCGGTGAGAAACCTTTCTCCTGCTCCGTTTGCGCTCAAAGCTTTGCCCAGAagggagatttaaaaaaacacacgagAACGCACACCGGAGAAAAACCCTTCGCCTGCTCCGTGTGCGGTAAGACATTCTCCGAGAAGGCAAATTTGATCACGCACACGAGAAcgcacactggtgagaaaccctTTACCTGCTCGGTTTGTGGTCTGAGCTTTTCTCAAAAGGGAGATTTAAAGAAACACAGAAGAACgcacactggagaaaaacctTTTCCCTgcacagtttgtggtcaaatgtTTGCTCAGAAGGGATCTTTAAAGTGTCACCTAAGAATCCACACTGGGGACAAACCTTTCtgctgctcagtttgtggtcagcgATTCTCCAAAAAAGGAAACCTAAAAATTCACACGAGAATGCACACCGGCGAGAAACCTTTCTCCTGCTCGGTTTGCGCCCAAAGATTTTCTCAAAAGGGAGATTTAAAAACACACACTAGAAtgcacactggtgagaaaccctTTGTCTGCTTAATTTGTGGTCAGAAATTCTCCAGGAAAGGAAACTTAAAAAGTCACACAAGGACacacactggagaaaaacccTTTTCCTGTCTCGTTTGTGAGCAAACATTTTCGTGGAAGTGTCAGGTTAGGAAACATGAGTGTGTTGGTGAGAAAAGCAGCGACCAATGA
- the LOC144194215 gene encoding uncharacterized protein LOC144194215 isoform X2 translates to MCAKNVKEEYEEELGGRGGITKAECLQQEWTVQVVEQSPEPPLKAKEEDDPEYHHVTDDETRTEYFHDIEEEDDDDVSVKEEDEENDISKFSLSVITVKSEDKEDPSQGSPLHSDQSEEIGGAEPQSSCSSQQTTKDDISAPLSDGDDTTSYSSNPDDDESSGEKLFACTMCDIHFSVHSRLVQHMRKHTGEKPFCCLICGQSYTQRGALTRHTRTHSGEKPFTCSICGKAFTQKEHLVTHTRTHTGEKPFPCSICGKSFSIKGNLITHTRTHTGEKSFVCSVCNFSFADRSSLVQHVRTHTGEKPFSCPVCGKRFTQKGQLGTHSRTHTGEKPYPCSVCKMSFGDRSTLVLHMRTHTGEKPFCCSVCEKRFTQRAHLRTHSRTHTGEKPFACTVCESSFADRSSLVQHVRIHTGEKVFSCSACDQKFSYKYQLNKHCCAGQKSTVDVQEC, encoded by the exons atgtgtgcaaaaaatgtcaaagaagaGTACGAGGAGGAACTTGGTGGTCGTGGTGGAATAACCAAAGCag AATGTCTCCAGCAAGAGTGGACCGTCCAGGTGGTTGAGCAAAGTCCAGAACCACCGCTAAAGGCTAAAGAGGAGGATGATCCAGAGTACCATCACGTCACAGATGATGAAACGAGGACTGAATACTTTCATGATATtgaagaggaggatgatgatgatgtctcGGTcaaagaggaagatgaggagaaTGACATCTCAAAGTTCTCACTCAGCGTTATCACTGTCAAGAGTGAAGACAAAGAAGACCCCAGTCAAGGGTCTCCTCTCCACTCCGATCAGAGCGAAGAAATCGGAGGGGCGGAGCCTCAGAGCAGCTGCTCGAGTCAACAAACGACAAAAGACGACATTTCGGCCCCATTGTCGGACGGCGACGACACCACGTCTTACTCTTCCAACCCTGACGACGACGAGAGCTCGGGAGAGAAACTGTTCGCCTGCACCATGTGCGACATCCATTTTAGCGTTCATTCGCGTTTGGTCCAGCACATGCGGAAACACACAGGGGAAAAACCCTTCTGCTGCCTGATTTGCGGTCAGAGTTACACCCAAAGGGGCGCCTTGACCCGACACACCAGGACGCACTCCGGGGAGAAACCCTTTACCTGCTCGATTTGCGGCAAGGCTTTCACCCAGAAGGAACATTTGGTGACGCACACGCGAACGCACACGGGAGAGAAACCCTTTCCCTGCTCCATCTGCGGCAAAAGCTTCTCCATTAAAGGAAATTTGATCACGCACACGCGGACGCACACCGGGGAGAAATCGTTCGTCTGCTCCGTCTGCAACTTCAGTTTTGCCGATCGCTCGTCGTTGGTTCAACACGTGCGAACGCACACCGGCGAGAAGCCCTTTTCCTGTCCGGTGTGCGGTAAACGATTCACTCAGAAAGGCCAGCTGGGGACGCACTCGAGGACCCACACGGGGGAAAAACCCTACCCTTGCTCGGTTTGCAAAATGAGCTTTGGAGATCGTTCCACCTTGGTTCTACATATGCGGACGCACACGGGGGAGAAACCTTTTTGCTGTTCGGTGTGCGAAAAGCGATTCACGCAGAGGGCGCATTTGAGGACGCACTCCAGAACGCACACCGGGGAGAAACCTTTTGCCTGCACGGTCTGCGAGTCCAGTTTTGCGGATCGGTCGTCTTTGGTTCAACACGTGAGAATACACACGGGGGAGAAAGTGTTTAGTTGCAGTGCGTGTGACCAAAAGTTCTCTTACAAGTACCAACTCAACAAACACTGTTGTGCTGGCCAGAAAAGCACAGTAGATGTACAAGAGTGCTAA
- the LOC144194215 gene encoding uncharacterized protein LOC144194215 isoform X1 has product MCAKNVKEEYEEELGGRGGITKAEECLQQEWTVQVVEQSPEPPLKAKEEDDPEYHHVTDDETRTEYFHDIEEEDDDDVSVKEEDEENDISKFSLSVITVKSEDKEDPSQGSPLHSDQSEEIGGAEPQSSCSSQQTTKDDISAPLSDGDDTTSYSSNPDDDESSGEKLFACTMCDIHFSVHSRLVQHMRKHTGEKPFCCLICGQSYTQRGALTRHTRTHSGEKPFTCSICGKAFTQKEHLVTHTRTHTGEKPFPCSICGKSFSIKGNLITHTRTHTGEKSFVCSVCNFSFADRSSLVQHVRTHTGEKPFSCPVCGKRFTQKGQLGTHSRTHTGEKPYPCSVCKMSFGDRSTLVLHMRTHTGEKPFCCSVCEKRFTQRAHLRTHSRTHTGEKPFACTVCESSFADRSSLVQHVRIHTGEKVFSCSACDQKFSYKYQLNKHCCAGQKSTVDVQEC; this is encoded by the exons atgtgtgcaaaaaatgtcaaagaagaGTACGAGGAGGAACTTGGTGGTCGTGGTGGAATAACCAAAGCag AAGAATGTCTCCAGCAAGAGTGGACCGTCCAGGTGGTTGAGCAAAGTCCAGAACCACCGCTAAAGGCTAAAGAGGAGGATGATCCAGAGTACCATCACGTCACAGATGATGAAACGAGGACTGAATACTTTCATGATATtgaagaggaggatgatgatgatgtctcGGTcaaagaggaagatgaggagaaTGACATCTCAAAGTTCTCACTCAGCGTTATCACTGTCAAGAGTGAAGACAAAGAAGACCCCAGTCAAGGGTCTCCTCTCCACTCCGATCAGAGCGAAGAAATCGGAGGGGCGGAGCCTCAGAGCAGCTGCTCGAGTCAACAAACGACAAAAGACGACATTTCGGCCCCATTGTCGGACGGCGACGACACCACGTCTTACTCTTCCAACCCTGACGACGACGAGAGCTCGGGAGAGAAACTGTTCGCCTGCACCATGTGCGACATCCATTTTAGCGTTCATTCGCGTTTGGTCCAGCACATGCGGAAACACACAGGGGAAAAACCCTTCTGCTGCCTGATTTGCGGTCAGAGTTACACCCAAAGGGGCGCCTTGACCCGACACACCAGGACGCACTCCGGGGAGAAACCCTTTACCTGCTCGATTTGCGGCAAGGCTTTCACCCAGAAGGAACATTTGGTGACGCACACGCGAACGCACACGGGAGAGAAACCCTTTCCCTGCTCCATCTGCGGCAAAAGCTTCTCCATTAAAGGAAATTTGATCACGCACACGCGGACGCACACCGGGGAGAAATCGTTCGTCTGCTCCGTCTGCAACTTCAGTTTTGCCGATCGCTCGTCGTTGGTTCAACACGTGCGAACGCACACCGGCGAGAAGCCCTTTTCCTGTCCGGTGTGCGGTAAACGATTCACTCAGAAAGGCCAGCTGGGGACGCACTCGAGGACCCACACGGGGGAAAAACCCTACCCTTGCTCGGTTTGCAAAATGAGCTTTGGAGATCGTTCCACCTTGGTTCTACATATGCGGACGCACACGGGGGAGAAACCTTTTTGCTGTTCGGTGTGCGAAAAGCGATTCACGCAGAGGGCGCATTTGAGGACGCACTCCAGAACGCACACCGGGGAGAAACCTTTTGCCTGCACGGTCTGCGAGTCCAGTTTTGCGGATCGGTCGTCTTTGGTTCAACACGTGAGAATACACACGGGGGAGAAAGTGTTTAGTTGCAGTGCGTGTGACCAAAAGTTCTCTTACAAGTACCAACTCAACAAACACTGTTGTGCTGGCCAGAAAAGCACAGTAGATGTACAAGAGTGCTAA
- the LOC144194229 gene encoding uncharacterized protein LOC144194229 isoform X2, which produces MAPVSDSDDATSCLPQTVDDDEEDGEASGGEKTDHGDNKCWKCSQCGKNFSKKSRLKSHATSHAAQKHFSCSVCAKTFSEKSNLTAHARTHTGEKPFVCSFCGQRFTKKCNLKVHTRIHSGEKPFSCSVCAQSFAQKGDLKKHTRTHTGEKPFACSVCGKTFSEKANLITHTRTHTGEKPFTCSVCGLSFSQKGDLKKHRRTHTGEKPFPCTVCGQMFAQKGSLKCHLRIHTGDKPFCCSVCGQRFSKKGNLKIHTRMHTGEKPFSCSVCAQRFSQKGDLKTHTRMHTGEKPFVCLICGQKFSRKGNLKSHTRTHTGEKPFSCLCGKSYNHNSGLHRHMRTHTGEKHFVCSICGKRFTRKSHLVTHTTTHTGEKPYSCSFCDQRFTQKGTLTIHTRRHTGEKPFTCSVCGQQFAQQGNLKRHKTTHTGEKPFSCLDCGQKFAHKAALKMHTTKHTGENPFSCSFCGQIFAQMGHLKSHTRIHTGEKPFACSVCDQKFAQKGYLKIHARTHTGEKPFSCSVCDQRFTIKGNLKKHTRTHTGEKPFSCSVCGKRFAWKFQVKKHECIPVKSSDP; this is translated from the exons ATGGCCCCGGTTTCTGACAGTGACGACGCCACGTCGTGCTTGCCTCAAACCGTTGACGATGATGAGGAAGATGGCGAAGCCTCTGGGGGTGAAAAAACAGATCACGGTGACAACAAATGCTGGAAATGCTCTCAGTGTGGGAAGAACTTTTCTAAAAAGTCTCGCTTGAAAAGCCATGCAACGTCACACGCGGCTCAGAAACATTTTTCCTGCTCGGTGTGCGCTAAAACTTTCTCCGAAAAGTCCAATTTGACGGCACACGCGAGAACGCACACTGGAGAGAAACCCTTTGTCTGCTCGTTTTGTGGTCAGAGATTCACCAAAAAATGTAACTTGAAAGTTCACACCAGAATACACAGCGGTGAGAAACCTTTCTCCTGCTCCGTTTGCGCTCAAAGCTTTGCCCAGAagggagatttaaaaaaacacacgagAACGCACACCGGAGAAAAACCCTTCGCCTGCTCCGTGTGCGGTAAGACATTCTCCGAGAAGGCAAATTTGATCACGCACACGAGAAcgcacactggtgagaaaccctTTACCTGCTCGGTTTGTGGTCTGAGCTTTTCTCAAAAGGGAGATTTAAAGAAACACAGAAGAACgcacactggagaaaaacctTTTCCCTgcacagtttgtggtcaaatgtTTGCTCAGAAGGGATCTTTAAAGTGTCACCTAAGAATCCACACTGGGGACAAACCTTTCtgctgctcagtttgtggtcagcgATTCTCCAAAAAAGGAAACCTAAAAATTCACACGAGAATGCACACCGGCGAGAAACCTTTCTCCTGCTCGGTTTGCGCCCAAAGATTTTCTCAAAAGGGAGATTTAAAAACACACACTAGAAtgcacactggtgagaaaccctTTGTCTGCTTAATTTGTGGTCAGAAATTCTCCAGGAAAGGAAACTTAAAAAGTCACACAAGGACacacactggagaaaaacccTTTTCCTGTCTC TGTGGTAAAAGCTACAACCACAATTCCGGTTTGCACCGGCACATGAGgacccacacgggtgaaaaacatTTCGTCTGTTCGATTTGCGGCAAGCGCTTCACGCGGAAAAGTCACTTGGTGACACACACCACCacacacactggggagaaaccttaCTCCTGCTCGTTCTGCGACCAGAGGTTCACTCAAAAAGGGACTTTGACCATTCACACCAGAAGACACACTGGGGAAAAACCTTTTACGTGCTCGGTTTGTGGTCAACAATTCGCCCAACAGGGAAACTTGAAAAGACACAAAACGACACACACTGGAGAGAAACCCTTCTCCTGCCTAGATTGcggccaaaagtttgcccacaaAGCCGCCCTCAAAATGCACACGACAAAGCACACCGGGGAGAACCCGTTTTCGTGCTCGTTTTGTGGCCAAATATTTGCACAAATGGGACACTTAAAAAGTCACACAAGAATACACACCGGCGAGAAACCCTTTGCCTGCTCTGTTTGTGACCAGAAATTTGCACAGAAGGGCTACTTGAAAATTCATGCCAGAACtcacactggggagaaacctttttcATGCTCAGTATGTGACCAAAGGTTCACGATCAAGGGGAACTTAAAAAAgcacacaagaacacacactggagAGAAACCTTTCTCCTGTTCCGTTTGTGGGAAACGATTTGCCTGGAAATTTCAGGTGAAGAAACACGAGTGCATTCCTGTGAAAAGTAGTGACCCTTAA